The Psychroflexus sp. ALD_RP9 region AAGACCAACGCATTGACGGTTGGTTTTATACACGATCCTTATCCTGGAGATGTTTTTCCTGAGCCATACCAAACTAAAACAAATAAAAACACCTTAAAAATTAGGGAGAAATTAAAACGCGTATTTTTAAAATTAGATAAACTTGCTTTTCCTTCTAAACTTTTAGGCGAGTGGATGGATAAATATTATGAATTTGGTGATGATAAAATATTAGAATTACCACACCTACTACCAACCATTGAAATCGATGATGATGCAAAAAAGGAAGCTGAAAAGTTTTTAAACTTACATAACCTAAAACACGAAAATTTTTACTTTCATGCTGGCACTTTATTAAAGCACAGACCAGTAAAAGATATCATTACCCAATTTAAAAAATTAAAAAAAGACGGCTATTTTGACCATGATTTTAAACTTCTTTTTATTGGCAATGTGAATTATGACATACAAAAGAGTGATAAAGATGTAGTTATTGTTAATAAGCGAAAGCCTTTAGATTTGGTTAATGCTATTTCAAGAAAAGCAAAAGCCTTAATGATTATTGAACACATCGCAGATATCAGTCCATTTTTACCAGGTAAAGTACCAGAATACATTGCTCATCAAAAACCAATTATGCATTTTGGTCCACAAAATTCAGAAACTTGCCGTGTAGTAAAACCTCACATTGAGATATCAAAATTCAGTGCTACTTTAGACAATCCTAAACTTATCTATGCAGTTTTACAACTAGGGGGTGTTGAGCTACACCAAAATATATCAATTATAAATCATTTTAAAATTGATACTTTTATAAAGAAAATAGAAGACATCATTAATGCAAAATAAGTCCAAAGTAATTTTAATCTCTCACTTACCGTTACCTTATCATGGTATTGGCAGTTGGACTACACTTTATCATAATTATATGATTAAAGGTAGACATCAAATAGATGCAATTATTTGCCCACCTCTGTCAAAAGAAAAATATATTGATATTGACTATCTGTTCTTTACAAATTCTAAGATTAAAAAAATAAAAAACAAATTACTATATAATCGTTTTCATCATATTCTTTCAAGACTTAAAGCGTATATATCTAAATATAAAAATTACCGATTTGTAATTCAGATTGTAGATAATATAGGACTTGTATTAGCTTTAAATGTTTTTTTGACTAAACATTCTCTTCGTGGACAAGTTTATATACAATATTCATTTCATGGGTTTTCAATCCAAAGTGAAAATTTAATGAAAAAAATAAATGCCAGTTGTGATGAAATAATTTTTTTGACGCAAATTGCATACCAAGATAATTTGAAACGACACACACTCTTGCCTAAATATGTTTCAATATTAAACAATGGTATCGATACAAATAAATTTAAGCAAATAGCTAAAAAAGA contains the following coding sequences:
- a CDS encoding glycosyltransferase family 4 protein, with translation MQNKSKVILISHLPLPYHGIGSWTTLYHNYMIKGRHQIDAIICPPLSKEKYIDIDYLFFTNSKIKKIKNKLLYNRFHHILSRLKAYISKYKNYRFVIQIVDNIGLVLALNVFLTKHSLRGQVYIQYSFHGFSIQSENLMKKINASCDEIIFLTQIAYQDNLKRHTLLPKYVSILNNGIDTNKFKQIAKKDENDKTTFIWCSQDRPKKGLHIILEAWSKFHKLYPNSELQIVGTYKTYQVEGVKCLGRISNDQLPEVYQNADVYLFPTLCHEGFGLTLVEALHCGCFCIASNIGGVPEVLNHGEYGWLISEPHNTDEWLNAMITYEREKPKHPKILKNKYSLESWSNGMNEIILKAKNRIELNIC